The Apium graveolens cultivar Ventura chromosome 11, ASM990537v1, whole genome shotgun sequence genome has a window encoding:
- the LOC141696988 gene encoding uncharacterized protein LOC141696988 isoform X1: protein MDSDLPLLEISGEDDSLIQQTPTLRNDAVKVTDAFFSISPLQLPISPINQSMKNNVAPKRAGCSSPKISNKENMNYNKAEGPRLTPHQMKRRKKGYNLRKSLAWDKAFFTEEGVLDPDELSMISGSYGNSYGEALPAISEERMKSPYSSSKYKFASENLQAFSASKNGKNGGLLQPQHNLLAADSKGAHSNGVSSCNRSGIKSGRCPRPLPSSSLKRPAHVHNTRSATKDSHLPKIPDHKSGPHSLLKASKSSMLGTGQLKHNQIARPTVNTHKDIPPESSCKNVKSTLNKEKSDPKCTQLLAKASAQPSRENMQANSTLEVNSFTNLQGSQIRKPTRSSEANLKPDIPSSTVLSGEGLYRPKTVAGLPSRSTSITVGNESQLQKVKPSGLRMPSPSLGYFAQNNIQPSNTPKCTVIGSRKSVRNFRAPHAPKSIYMDIPENSTAGLSSSMQCPEVAASKAAMPKAIKSDLMVSDIKNGNIRLLPDKSSEPKRSKHAVHVDIGTEENIGRHGKHKNIKEIAYELDTNVHSKNDPKLLESETCEKSQEDNHGRRVYIQCQNQMIDMKISLCKPENISTSSDLIDGQLVNHNEISNIKKKMSTLSYNLEPQNHCLGVEQTFQCNPSIHSEEFQGKEANAVNEYVIPERNEFGEIELSAAEVISAISVARSQDGELDTNLMTEQLPLEQSGSVEATLPVEIQDSSTGPHSRHEVESIDNATSPNVGKPFLCEVSGSWVQYDLASLNEGDKSEVLSFRNDCIMECVTTDFCLDGTGEGKTVEASQIECIDNIIKEGSTLARSQDGELDTNLMTVQLPLEAQSGSVEATLPVEIQDCSTGPHSRHEVESIDNATFSNVRKPFLCEVSGSWVQYDQASLNEGDKSEALSSRNECIKECVTTNFCLDGTGEGKTVEASQIECIDNIIKEGSILARSQDGELDTNLMTGQLPLEAQSGSVEATLPVEIQDSSIGPHPRHEVESIDNATSPNVGKPFLCEVSGSWVQYDQASLKEGDKSEVLSFRNDCIKECVTTDFCLDGTGEGKTVEASQIECIDSIIKEGSTLRASVGSEADCSQHVSSIQDSSIGPHPRHEVESIDNATSPNVGKPFLCEVSGSWVQYDQASLNESNKSEVLSFRNDCIKECVATDFCLDGTGEGKTVEASQIECIDSIIKEGSTLRASIGSEADCSPHVSQFQNFKRTHEDTSGVDLLTSKSRVKISQQQHMNITEISEQFREESNLSLLVLVNGQLLNHTEICNSKSNASTSSDNLELQSPCLEVEQNSQCNPTFYSEKFHGKDANASKEFVIRENNEVDKSESYSSEVILALSVAGSQDGEFDMNQITEQLDLQEEFGFVEVSPAVETQDCSTGTQIGHQVEPVDNDASFIGGKHLPGVAYGSCLQYDQDSYHEGRESDAHSYNNDAIMEFIENDSCLDGTGKENTVAFQIESTGRIVEESSTMQTSSGSEATSFQHLSQFQNFEKTQEDRSEVDILTNKSNVKTSQQQDMSITLTTEKFSEESNLSSWNTIFNPCFMDSVEAYMKDKDASTSTRKQPEWGRKPNCTKIPQNYAVRFSNAFAGAREEHDDHFAELPDTVKPLACDAKKVSYVERQTLGCDISKDTSRNRGVTDLTDLSSSEMDRNSNEFLYRSKQSEQESDFHTIVHQLSTSSDLIEGLRDHRDNFHSESKSQILMDTLKLQSPCLEVEQNYQCKPEVYTKELRGDKVNANYQFVICERSKDSESEINGCKVISAPSPAQSKKAEFDLNRLKEQRPLEAQFDLVEVSPTVDIQDCSTDVHLGSEVVPIDNVTSLNAAKPFLGEVSGSFVPYDQALIQEGGYCDAHSLRNNAIMECVAADSSLDGTAEGETVEVFQNENTDRIVEESSVLRASSGSEARCFKHSEFANLEREHNDTNGVDFLSSKSHVKISQWQYKNIIGTTEQFKEESYLSGSDTVSDQCSGDSSHAYMKGSDATSSIKKKSESGTKPNHLIIPPPDAVPFSDEWLAAIEAAGEDILTKKSGAVQNSPPEKSLPEPSPWSPVKRKTNEIGPFDCTKCTNTQPADL from the exons AAAGCATGAAAAATAATGTGGCTCCAAAGAGAGCAGGCTGTTCATCCCCAAAAATCAGCAACAAAGAGAACATGAATTATAACAAGGCAGAAGGCCCAAGGCTCACTCCACATCAAATGAAAAGGAGGAAAAAAGGTTACAATCTAAGAAAAAGCTTAGCATGGGACAAAGCTTTTTTCACTGAAGAAG GTGTTTTGGATCCTGATGAATTATCAATGATTAGCGGGTCATATGGTAACTCTTATGGAGAGGCACTTCCTGCTATTAGTGAAGAAAGAATGAAATCACCATACAGTAGTTCCAAGTATAAATTTGCTTCTGAAAATTTGCAAGCTTTTTCAGCAAGCAAGAACGGAAAAAATGGTGGTCTGTTGCAGCCGCAGCATAATTTACTAGCTGCTGATTCTAAG GGAGCCCATTCAAATGGTGTTAGCAGCTGTAACAGAAGTGGGATTAAAAGTGGAAGATGTCCAAGGCCTTTGCCGTCGTCTTC CCTTAAAAGACCTGCGCATGTGCATAACACCAGATCAGCCACGAAGGATTCGCATCTTCCAAAAATTCCGGACCACAAGTCTGGTCCTCATTCACTCCTTAAAGCTTCTAAGAGCAGCATGCTTGGGACAGGCCAGTTGAAGCATAATCAGATTGCTCGTCCCA CAGTAAATACTCACAAGGATATACCTCCTGAAAGCTcctgtaaaaatgtcaaaagtACTCTAAATAAAGAAAAATCTGATCCCAAGTGTACGCAGTTACTTGCCAAAGCTTCAGCACAGCCTTCTAGAGAGAATATG CAGGCGAACTCAACACTGGAAGTAAATTCATTCACCAATTTACAAGGTTCACAAATTAGAAAACCTACTAGGAGTTCAGAGGCAAATCTGAAGCCAGATATTCCTTCTAGTACAGTACTTTCAGGTGAAGGTCTATACAGACCCAAGACAGTTGCAGGTTTGCCTTCTCGGAGCACTTCAATTACCGTAGGGAATGAGTCTCAGCTTCAAAAAGTGAAACCTTCAGGTCTGAGAATGCCATCCCCGTCATTAGGTTATTTTGCGCAG AATAACATTCAACCTAGCAATACTCCAAAATGTACTGTAATTGGTTCCCGAAAATCCGTTCGCAACTTTAGGGCCCCACATGCACCAAAAAGCATATATATGGACATTCCAGAAAATTCAACAGCAGGCTTGAGCTCCAGTATGCAATGCCCAGAAGTTGCTGCATCTAAAGCTGCTATGCCCAAAGCAATCAAGTCAGATTTAATGGTTAGTGATATCAAGAATGGAAACATACGACTTCTGCCGGATAAAAGTTCTGAACCTAAAAGGTCTAAGCATGCAGTGCATGTTGATATTGGTACAGAGGAAAACATTGGCAGACATGGGAAACACAAAAATATTAAGGAAATTGCTTATGAATTAGATACCAATGTACATAGTAAGAATGATCCCAAGCTCCTAGAAAGTGAAACCTGCGAGAAGTCGCAGGAAGATAACCATGGCAGAAGAGTTTATATACAATGCCAGAATCAGATGATAGATATGAAAATCTCTCTTTGTAAACCTGAAAACATTTCTACTAGTTCAGATCTGATAGATGGACAACTAGTGAACCACAACGAGATTTCAAACATCAAAAAGAAGATGAGTACTTTGTCCTATAATTTAGAGCCTCAAAATCATTGCCTTGGAGTTGAACAAACTTTCCAGTGTAATCCTTCAATCCATTCTGAAGAATTCCAAGGCAAAGAAGCCAATGCGGTTAATGAGTATGTTATTCCTGAAAGAAATGAATTTGGTGAAATTGAATTAAGTGCTGCTGAGGTTATTTCTGCCATATCAGTAGCTCGAAGTCAAGATGGTGAACTTGATACAAATCTTATGACAGAGCAGCTTCCTTTGGAACAATCCGGCTCTGTAGAGGCTACTCTACCAGTCGAAATTCAAGACTCTTCAACTGGTCCACATTCCAGGCATGAAGTTGAGTCCATTGATAATGCTACTTCTCCGAATGTAGGCAAGCCTTTTCTTTGCGAAGTATCTGGCTCATGGGTCCAGTATGATCTGGCTTCATTAAATGAAGGCGACAAAAGTGAGGTGCTTAGCTTTAGGAATGATTGTATTATGGAATGTGTTACAACTGATTTTTGCTTGGACGGCACTGGTGAGGGAAAAACTGTTGAAGCATCTCAGATTGAATGTATTGATAATATTATCAAAGAAGGTTCAACATTAGCTCGAAGTCAAGATGGTGAACTTGATACAAATCTAATGACAGTGCAGCTTCCTTTGGAAGCACAATCCGGCTCTGTAGAGGCTACTCTACCAGTTGAAATTCAAGACTGTTCAACTGGCCCACATTCCAGGCATGAAGTTGAGTCCATTGATAATGCTACTTTTTCGAATGTACGCAAGCCTTTTCTTTGCGAAGTATCTGGCTCATGGGTCCAGTATGATCAGGCTTCATTAAATGAGGGCGACAAAAGTGAGGCGCTTAGCTCTAGGAATGAGTGTATTAAGGAATGTGTTACAACTAATTTTTGCTTGGACGGCACTGGTGAGGGAAAAACTGTTGAAGCATCTCAGATTGAATGTATTGATAATATTATCAAAGAAGGTTCAATATTAGCTCGAAGTCAAGATGGTGAACTTGATACAAATCTTATGACAGGGCAGCTTCCTTTGGAAGCACAATCCGGCTCTGTAGAGGCTACTCTACCAGTCGAAATTCAAGACTCTTCAATTGGTCCACATCCCAGACATGAAGTTGAGTCCATTGATAATGCTACTTCTCCGAATGTAGGCAAGCCTTTTCTTTGCGAAGTATCTGGCTCATGGGTCCAGTATGATCAGGCTTCATTAAAAGAAGGCGACAAAAGTGAGGTGCTGAGCTTTAGAAATGATTGTATTAAGGAATGTGTTACAACTGATTTTTGCTTGGACGGCACTGGTGAGGGAAAAACTGTTGAAGCATCTCAGATTGAATGCATTGATAGTATTATCAAAGAAGGTTCAACATTACGAGCTTCAGTTGGAAGTGAAGCTGATTGTTCTCAGCATGTGTCTTCAATTCAAGACTCTTCAATTGGTCCACATCCCAGACATGAAGTTGAGTCCATTGATAATGCCACTTCTCCGAATGTTGGCAAGCCTTTTCTTTGCGAGGTATCTGGCTCATGGGTCCAGTATGATCAGGCTTCGTTAAATGAAAGCAACAAAAGTGAGGTGCTTAGCTTTAGGAATGATTGTATTAAGGAATGTGTTGCAACTGATTTTTGCTTGGACGGCACTGGTGAGGGAAAAACTGTTGAAGCATCTCAGATTGAATGCATTGATAGTATTATCAAAGAAGGTTCAACATTACGAGCTTCAATTGGAAGTGAAGCTGATTGTTCTCCGCATGTGTCTCAATTTCAGAACTTCAAGAGAACACATGAAGATACAAGTGGAGTAGATTTGTTGACTAGCAAGTCTCGTGTCAAAATATCACAGCAGCAACATATGAACATTACTGAGATTAGTGAGCAATTTAGAGAAGAATCGAACCTGTCTCTTTTGGTTCTAGTAAATGGACAACTATTAAACCACACTGAGATTTGCAATTCCAAAAGCAATGCAAGTACTTCATCCGATAATTTAGAGCTTCAAAGTCCCTGCCTAGAGGTTGAACAAAATTCCCAGTGTAACCCTACATTCTATTCTGAAAAATTCCATGGAAAAGATGCCAATGCGAGTAAAGAGTTTGTTATTCGAGAAAATAATGAAGTTGATAAAAGTGAATCATATAGTTCTGAGGTCATTTTGGCCCTATCAGTTGCGGGAAGTCAAGATGGTGAATTTgatatgaatcaaataacagaGCAGCTTGATTTACAAGAAGAGTTTGGTTTTGTAGAGGTTAGCCCGGCTGTTGAAACTCAAGACTGTTCTACTGGTACACAAATCGGCCATCAAGTTGAGCCCGTTGATAATGATGCTTCTTTTATTGGGGGCAAGCATCTTCCTGGTGTAGCATATGGTTCATGTCTCCAATATGATCAGGATTCATACCACGAAGGTCGTGAAAGTGATGCACATAGCTATAATAATGATGCTATCATGGAGTTTATTGAAAATGATTCTTGCTTAGATGGTACTGGTAAGGAAAACACTGTTGCGTTTCAAATTGAATCCACTGGTAGAATTGTAGAAGAAAGTTCGACAATGCAAACTTCCAGTGGAAGTGAAGCCACAAGTTTTCAGCATTTGTCTCAATTTCAAAATTTTGAGAAAACTCAGGAAGATAGAAGTGAAGTAGATATCTTGACCAACAAGTCGAATGTCAAAACATCACAACAGCAGGATATGAGCATTACTTTGACTACTGAGAAATTTAGTGAAGAATCAAATCTGTCTAGTTGGAACACTATATTTAATCCCTGCTTTATGGATAGTGTAGAGGCCTACATGAAGGACAAAGATGCAAGTACATCAAC CAGGAAACAACCAGAATGGGGTAGAAAACCTAATTGTACAAAAATACCACAGAATTATGCTGTCCGGTTCTCCAATGCTTTTGCTGGTGCCAGGGAG GAGCATGATGACCACTTTGCGGAACTACCTGACACAGTAAAACCTTTGGCATGTGATGCTAAAAAGGTCTCTTATGTGGAACGCCAGACACTTGGTTGTGATATCTCAAAAGATACAAGTAGAAATAGGGGAGTAACTGATTTAACAGACCTATCTTCTAGTGAAATGGACCGAAACAGCAACGAGTTTCTGTATAGAAGCAAACAATCTGAGCAGGAGAGTGATTTTCATACTATTGTTCATCAACTATCTACTAGTTCAGATCTGATAGAAGGACTACGAGACCACAGGGATAATTTTCATAGCGAAAGCAAGTCTCAAATCTTAATGGACACTTTAAAGCTTCAAAGTCCTTGCCTTGAAGTTGAACAGAATTACCAGTGTAAGCCCGAAGTGTATACTAAAGAATTGCGAGGCGACAAAGTCAATGCAAATTATCAGTTTGTCATTTGCGAAAGAAGCAAGGATAGCGAAAGTGAAATAAATGGTTGCAAAGTCATTTCTGCCCCATCTCCAGCTCAGAGTAAAAAAGCTGAATTCGATTTAAATCGATTAAAAGAGCAACGTCCTTTAGAGGCACAGTTTGATCTTGTAGAGGTTAGTCCGACAGTTGATATTCAGGACTGCTCCACAGATGTACATCTCGGGAGTGAAGTTGTGCCCATTGATAATGTTACTTCTTTAAATGCGGCCAAGCCTTTTCTAGGTGAAGTATCTGGTTCATTCGTCCCATATGATCAGGCTTTAATACAGGAAGGCGGCTATTGCGATGCTCATAGCTTAAGAAACAATGCTATTATGGAGTGTGTTGCCGCTGATTCTTCCTTAGACGGTACTGCTGAGGGAGAAACTGTTGAAGTTTTTCAAAATGAAAACACTGACAGAATTGTAGAGGAAAGTTCGGTGTTACGAGCTTCTAGTGGTAGTGAAGCCAGATGTTTTAAGCATTCTGAATTTGCAAACTTGGAGAGAGAACACAATGATACAAATGGAGTTGATTTTTTGAGCAGCAAGTCTCATGTCAAAATATCACAGTGGCAATATAAAAACATTATTGGAACCACAGAGCAATTTAAAGAGGAATCATACCTATCTGGTTCAGACACTGTATCTGATCAGTGTTCTGGGGACAGTAGCCATGCTTATATGAAAGGCAGTgatgcaacttcatcaat CAAGAAGAAATCTGAAAGTGGTACAAAACCTAATCATTTAATTATACCACCGCCTGATGCTGTTCCTTTCTCCGATGAATGGTTGGCTGCTATTGAAGCTGCTGGCGAG GACATATTGACAAAGAAAAGTGGTGCTGTACAAAATTCCCCTCCTGAAAAATCCCTTCCTGAACCAAGTCCATGGTCTCCA GTGAAACGAAAGACCAATGAGATTGGACCTTTTGATTGTACAAAATGCACCAACACTCAACCTGCCGATTTGTAG